A window of the Candidatus Neomarinimicrobiota bacterium genome harbors these coding sequences:
- a CDS encoding DUF4159 domain-containing protein, which produces MAGPVLGLALAAGASFAWSQAVPGALTITRLQYGGGGDWYGDPSSLPNLIAFTRRHTGITIAPDETRAAIGDDAFWGSTYLYLTGHGNIHFTDEEAAMLRGHLTAGAFLHADDNYGLDRAFRREMRKVFPDKNWVELPPAHPIFNIVFPFPDGLPKIHEHDGKPPQGLGLFHERRLVVFYTYESDLGDGWEDAQVHDVAPGLREAALQMGANIIAYALSR; this is translated from the coding sequence CTGGCGGGCCCGGTTCTAGGGCTGGCCCTGGCAGCGGGCGCATCCTTCGCGTGGAGCCAGGCGGTCCCGGGCGCACTGACCATCACTCGGCTGCAGTACGGCGGCGGCGGCGACTGGTATGGCGACCCCAGCTCGCTACCCAACCTGATTGCCTTTACCCGCAGGCATACGGGCATCACCATCGCACCCGATGAGACGCGTGCCGCCATCGGCGACGACGCCTTCTGGGGCAGCACCTACCTCTATCTCACCGGCCACGGCAACATCCACTTCACCGATGAGGAGGCGGCCATGCTGCGGGGGCATCTGACGGCGGGGGCGTTTCTGCACGCCGACGATAATTACGGCCTGGACCGGGCCTTCCGGCGGGAGATGCGCAAGGTCTTTCCCGACAAGAACTGGGTGGAACTGCCCCCGGCCCATCCTATCTTCAATATCGTCTTTCCCTTTCCCGATGGCCTGCCCAAGATTCACGAACATGACGGCAAGCCACCTCAGGGGCTGGGCCTGTTCCACGAAAGGCGGCTGGTGGTGTTCTACACCTACGAAAGCGACCTGGGCGATGGCTGGGAAGATGCGCAAGTCCATGATGTGGCTCCGGGACTGCGTGAAGCGGCCCTGCAAATGGGAGCCAACATCATTGCCTACGCCCTGAGCCGCTGA
- a CDS encoding cation transporter codes for LTDVAALGLALFASWLAARPKDPRRTYGYLRAEILGALANGVALILLCGYILLEAVERTGTPQIIAGGPVLAIATVGLAVNLGSALFIRHGRRGNLNVEGAYLHLLFDSLSSVGAMLAGGVILLTGWTPVDTLVSVLIAGLILVGGWRLLMKAVDVLMESTPAEIDYHRLEEALVNREHIVQMHDLHIWSISSGVLAMSAHIQLTDDCVKSGHWPRCLRETQDYLREQWGIEHTTLQTEPLAFRERYG; via the coding sequence TGCTGACCGACGTAGCGGCGTTGGGTTTGGCCCTGTTCGCCAGCTGGCTGGCGGCCCGCCCGAAGGATCCCCGCCGGACCTATGGCTACCTCCGGGCGGAGATTTTGGGAGCCCTGGCGAACGGCGTGGCCCTGATCCTGCTGTGCGGCTATATCCTGCTTGAAGCGGTGGAACGCACCGGCACACCCCAGATTATCGCCGGTGGACCCGTTCTGGCCATCGCCACGGTGGGCCTGGCGGTAAACCTGGGCAGCGCGCTTTTCATCCGGCATGGGCGGCGCGGCAACCTGAACGTGGAGGGAGCCTACCTGCATCTGCTGTTTGACAGCCTCAGTTCGGTGGGGGCCATGCTGGCGGGTGGCGTCATCCTGCTCACCGGGTGGACGCCGGTGGATACACTGGTGAGCGTCCTCATCGCGGGCCTCATCCTGGTGGGGGGCTGGCGGCTGCTGATGAAGGCCGTGGACGTCCTCATGGAGAGCACCCCGGCGGAGATCGATTATCACCGCCTGGAGGAAGCGCTGGTGAACAGGGAACATATTGTCCAGATGCATGATTTACATATCTGGTCCATATCATCAGGGGTCCTGGCCATGAGCGCCCATATCCAGCTCACCGATGACTGCGTCAAATCGGGGCACTGGCCCAGATGCCTGCGAGAAACCCAGGACTATCTGAGGGAGCAGTGGGGCATTGAGCACACCACGTTACAGACCGAGCCGCTGGCCTTCCGCGAGCGCTACGGCTAG